In Halosegnis marinus, one genomic interval encodes:
- the sufC gene encoding Fe-S cluster assembly ATPase SufC codes for MATLEIKNLHAKVAEEGGETILRGVDLEVSSGEIHALMGPNGSGKSTTAKVIAGHPAYEVTDGEVLLHLEEGEFGEDIDIDEETATWSLLDLEPNERAALGIFLGFQYPAEIEGVTMVNFLRTALNAKLEEREELFEGDDAEEEEEEEAGYDTSPMEGNPDDGEVGVAEFQQLLQEKMELLDMDERFAQRYLNAGFSGGEKKQNEVLQAAILEPSIAVLDEIDSGLDIDRLQDVSNGINALRDEVGTGILQITHYQRILDYVEPDYVHVMLDGKVVKEGDASLAEELEDKGYDWIREEAYETA; via the coding sequence ATGGCAACGCTGGAGATCAAGAACCTGCACGCGAAGGTCGCCGAGGAGGGCGGCGAGACCATCCTCCGCGGCGTCGACCTGGAAGTATCGTCCGGCGAGATTCACGCCCTGATGGGGCCGAACGGTTCGGGCAAGTCGACGACCGCGAAGGTCATCGCCGGCCACCCGGCCTACGAGGTCACCGACGGCGAGGTCCTGCTCCACCTGGAGGAGGGGGAGTTCGGCGAGGACATCGACATCGACGAGGAGACCGCGACCTGGAGCCTCCTCGACCTCGAACCCAACGAGCGCGCGGCGCTCGGCATCTTCCTCGGCTTCCAGTATCCGGCGGAGATCGAGGGCGTCACGATGGTGAACTTCCTGCGGACGGCGCTCAACGCCAAACTGGAGGAGCGCGAGGAGCTGTTCGAGGGCGACGACGCCGAGGAGGAAGAGGAGGAGGAGGCGGGCTACGACACCTCCCCGATGGAGGGGAACCCGGACGACGGCGAGGTCGGCGTCGCGGAGTTCCAGCAGCTCCTCCAGGAGAAGATGGAGCTGCTCGACATGGACGAGCGGTTCGCCCAGCGCTACCTGAACGCTGGCTTCTCCGGCGGGGAGAAGAAGCAGAACGAGGTGCTGCAGGCCGCCATCCTCGAACCGTCCATCGCGGTGCTCGACGAGATCGACTCCGGGCTGGACATCGACCGCCTGCAGGACGTCTCGAACGGTATCAACGCCCTGCGCGACGAGGTCGGCACGGGCATCCTCCAGATCACCCACTACCAGCGCATCCTCGACTACGTGGAGCCGGACTACGTCCACGTGATGCTCGACGGCAAGGTCGTCAAGGAGGGCGACGCCTCCCTCGCCGAGGAGCTGGAGGACAAGGGGTACGACTGGATCCGCGAGGAAGCCTACGAGACCGCGTGA
- a CDS encoding ferritin-like domain-containing protein, with translation MSLSYPVANDHQLARLLQIGMVLEEVVEARAGKHYETLPEAERDETIESLLEHAATESAGHRQRLEGLIADLDADPVAYDEIETLVAARYEADTDTDGVLYDQLANEETAYKFYDDLITAVERSDVRFSIDRDRLLDTLRAIRADEAEGVEEVTRLMEAQ, from the coding sequence GTGAGCCTCTCGTACCCGGTGGCGAACGACCACCAGCTCGCGCGCCTGCTCCAGATCGGGATGGTCCTGGAGGAGGTCGTCGAGGCCCGCGCCGGCAAGCACTACGAGACGCTCCCCGAGGCCGAGCGCGACGAGACCATCGAGTCGCTGCTGGAGCACGCGGCGACGGAGTCGGCCGGCCACCGCCAGCGGCTGGAGGGGCTCATCGCCGACCTCGACGCCGACCCGGTGGCGTACGACGAGATAGAGACGCTGGTGGCGGCCCGCTACGAGGCGGACACCGACACCGACGGCGTGTTGTACGACCAGCTCGCGAACGAGGAGACCGCCTACAAGTTCTACGACGACCTCATCACGGCGGTCGAGCGCTCGGACGTGCGGTTCAGCATCGACCGCGACCGCCTGCTCGACACGCTGCGGGCGATCCGCGCGGACGAGGCCGAGGGCGTCGAGGAAGTGACCCGACTGATGGAGGCGCAATGA
- the sufB gene encoding Fe-S cluster assembly protein SufB → MSSEQDQLKETDTEARFEFKKEEKSAFKTGKGLTEETIRVISEDKDEPEWMLERRLRALKQFQQMPMPTDWPGQPDLSEVDIDEIVPYIRPDIEVRGGAEDWDDLPEEIRDTFDKLGIPEAERNALSGVGAQYESEIVYQNMQEQWEEKGVVFCDMDKAVQEHEELVKEYFMTKNVPASDNKFAALHGAIWSGGSFVYVPEGVTVEMPIQAYFRMNSEGMGQFEHTLIIAEDNSEVHYIEGCSAPKYSHFNLHSGGVEVFVGEGAHVQYSTVQNWSKNTYNLNTKRAIVEKDGTMEWVSGSMGSKATMLYPATILKGPGATDNHITIAFAGEGQNIDTGAKVYHNAPNTKSTIESKSISKDGGRTNYRGLVHIADGAENSSTSVECDALMFDNESTSDTMPYMEIQESKVDVAHEATVGKIGDEDVFYLQSRGLDDDDAKQMIVAGFIEPITEELPIEYAVELNRLIELEMEGSLG, encoded by the coding sequence ATGAGTTCAGAACAGGACCAACTGAAGGAGACCGACACCGAGGCCCGCTTCGAGTTCAAGAAGGAGGAGAAGTCCGCCTTCAAGACCGGCAAGGGCCTCACGGAGGAGACCATCCGGGTCATCTCCGAGGACAAGGACGAACCGGAGTGGATGCTGGAGCGCCGTCTGCGCGCGCTCAAGCAGTTCCAGCAGATGCCGATGCCGACGGACTGGCCCGGCCAGCCGGACCTGAGCGAGGTGGACATCGACGAGATCGTCCCCTACATCCGGCCGGACATCGAGGTTCGCGGCGGCGCCGAGGACTGGGACGACCTCCCCGAGGAGATCCGCGACACCTTCGACAAGCTGGGCATCCCCGAGGCGGAGCGCAACGCGCTCTCGGGCGTCGGCGCCCAGTACGAGTCGGAGATCGTCTACCAGAACATGCAGGAGCAGTGGGAGGAGAAGGGCGTCGTCTTCTGCGACATGGACAAGGCGGTCCAGGAGCACGAGGAGCTCGTCAAGGAGTACTTCATGACGAAGAACGTCCCGGCGAGCGACAACAAGTTCGCCGCGCTCCACGGGGCCATCTGGTCGGGCGGCTCGTTCGTGTACGTCCCCGAGGGCGTCACGGTCGAGATGCCCATCCAGGCGTACTTCCGGATGAACTCCGAGGGGATGGGCCAGTTCGAGCACACCCTCATCATCGCGGAGGACAACTCCGAGGTGCACTACATCGAGGGCTGTTCCGCGCCCAAGTACAGCCACTTCAACCTCCACTCCGGCGGCGTCGAGGTGTTCGTCGGCGAGGGGGCCCACGTCCAGTACTCCACGGTACAGAACTGGTCGAAGAACACGTACAACCTCAACACCAAGCGCGCCATCGTCGAGAAGGACGGGACGATGGAGTGGGTCTCCGGGTCGATGGGCTCGAAGGCCACGATGCTGTACCCGGCCACGATTCTGAAGGGCCCGGGTGCGACGGACAACCACATCACCATCGCCTTCGCGGGCGAGGGCCAGAACATCGACACCGGCGCGAAGGTGTACCACAACGCGCCGAACACGAAGTCGACCATCGAGTCGAAGTCCATCTCGAAGGACGGCGGCCGCACGAACTACCGCGGCCTCGTCCACATCGCGGACGGCGCGGAGAACTCCTCGACCTCGGTCGAGTGTGACGCGCTGATGTTCGACAACGAGTCCACGTCGGACACGATGCCGTACATGGAGATCCAGGAGTCGAAGGTCGACGTGGCCCACGAGGCGACCGTCGGCAAGATCGGCGACGAGGACGTGTTCTACCTCCAGTCGCGCGGGCTGGACGACGACGACGCCAAGCAGATGATCGTCGCCGGCTTCATCGAGCCCATCACGGAGGAGCTGCCCATCGAGTACGCGGTCGAGCTGAACCGCCTCATCGAACTGGAGATGGAGGGGTCGCTCGGATGA
- a CDS encoding DUF7322 domain-containing protein — translation MSDKRRPVKERLRSAGDDGGWPDEPEEFDPTSLGPDPVSPSPPETDAEGGDLADAFWNAVVLANVGVLAVSVAPMFVYFQGRLALGGGLFAVGAVALYRTYRVYDRATSDDGSEDPEEDDGGVEA, via the coding sequence GTGAGCGACAAGCGACGCCCGGTGAAGGAACGGCTCCGGTCCGCCGGCGACGACGGCGGCTGGCCGGACGAACCCGAGGAGTTCGACCCGACCAGCCTCGGGCCCGACCCCGTCTCGCCGTCCCCGCCGGAGACGGACGCCGAGGGCGGGGACCTCGCCGACGCGTTCTGGAACGCCGTGGTGCTCGCCAACGTCGGCGTGCTCGCCGTCTCCGTCGCGCCGATGTTCGTCTACTTCCAGGGCCGGCTGGCGCTCGGCGGGGGGCTGTTCGCCGTCGGCGCCGTCGCGCTCTACCGCACCTACCGGGTGTACGACCGCGCGACGAGCGACGACGGGAGCGAGGACCCCGAGGAGGACGACGGAGGTGTCGAGGCGTGA
- a CDS encoding DUF7346 family protein has protein sequence MRTVEHDGDRYLLVKRSSDTSRVRDPETGEERYLPTAELSTLDDGPLETAAAAVPEPLRRLVRATRDDRALGLLVELSRGPVAVRDLMNEYDLCESDALGTVTEFRAAGLVAETTVAGERGYELTAEGETAVAALVGVS, from the coding sequence GTGAGGACCGTCGAACACGACGGCGACCGCTACCTGCTCGTGAAACGGTCGAGCGACACCTCGCGCGTCCGGGACCCCGAGACGGGCGAGGAGCGGTACCTCCCGACGGCGGAGCTCTCGACGCTCGACGACGGCCCGCTGGAGACGGCCGCCGCGGCCGTCCCCGAGCCCCTGCGGCGGCTCGTCCGCGCGACCCGCGACGACCGCGCGCTCGGCCTGCTCGTGGAGCTCTCGCGGGGGCCGGTCGCCGTCCGCGACCTCATGAACGAGTACGACCTCTGCGAGTCCGACGCGCTCGGGACGGTCACGGAGTTCCGGGCCGCGGGCCTCGTCGCGGAGACGACCGTGGCCGGCGAGCGCGGCTACGAACTCACGGCGGAGGGCGAGACGGCGGTCGCGGCGCTCGTCGGCGTCAGTTGA
- a CDS encoding DNA-directed DNA polymerase produces MNDGNASLADFGGGAADPADEDGEEAEARHVTEGDEVAELVDLSEHRFPEADGVVELAVTQVDYTVEGYGDDEYPVLHVFGRTPDRGTEHVRVLDFQPYFYTPVADLTHEEPEEDRPLRESDFADDRLMEERIVGLETEGDLDPTLDAPASDEVAVYESIRGEDLVKVFGQTPRDVGQLRDRFDHYEADILFPNRLLIDKDVTSGISVPAQRADDGTLKVHHGQVAPVDLDVEPRVHTLDIEVDDRSGFPEDGEEPVICMTTHDSYDDEYVAWLYDAPEATVDAPESLDGFEFWEDGSAADLDLRVFDSEEGMHEAYLDYLDDTDPDVLTGWNFDDFDAPYYVARLDELGLESDRLSRVDEVWDSGWGGPNIKGRVVFDLLYAYERRQYSELDSYRLDAVAEQELGVGKERYTGDIGDLWENDPERLLEYNVRDVELCVEIDRKGDLIPFWQEVASFVGCKLEDATTPGDAVDLYILHKVHGDFALPSKGTVESEDYEGGAVFDPISGVRENVTVLDLKSLYPMCMVTTNASPETKVDPAEYDGETYRAPNGTHFRKEPDGIIREMVDELLTEREEKKAARDEHEPGTDAYTRYDSQQAAVKVIMNSLYGVLGWDRFRLYDKEMGAAVTATGREVIEFTERSANEIGYEVAYGDTDSVMLELGPDYTKEDALDASFEIEEHINGSYDTFAREELNAEEHRFQIEFEKLYRRFFQAGKKKRYAGHIVWKEGKDVDDIDITGFEYKRSDIAPVTKEVQKTVLEMIVKEGDVEGVKDYVHDVIVDFREGDRPLDDIAIPGGIGKKLDAYDTDTAHVRGAKYANLLLGTNFQRGSKPKRLYLSKVHPAFFERVEAERGLDARQNALYGEFKRDPDVICFEYADEVPEEFNVDWDVMLDKTLRGPIERILEALDVSWEEVRDGQEQTGLGSFM; encoded by the coding sequence ATGAACGACGGCAACGCCAGCCTCGCCGACTTCGGCGGGGGCGCGGCCGACCCCGCGGACGAGGACGGCGAGGAGGCCGAGGCCCGCCACGTCACCGAGGGCGACGAGGTGGCCGAACTCGTGGACCTCTCCGAACACCGCTTCCCCGAGGCCGACGGCGTCGTCGAACTCGCCGTGACGCAGGTGGACTACACCGTCGAGGGGTACGGCGACGACGAGTACCCCGTCCTCCACGTGTTCGGGCGGACGCCCGACCGCGGGACCGAACACGTCCGCGTGCTCGACTTCCAGCCGTACTTCTACACGCCGGTCGCCGACCTCACCCACGAGGAGCCCGAGGAGGACCGCCCGCTCCGCGAGTCGGACTTCGCCGACGACCGGCTGATGGAGGAACGCATCGTCGGGCTCGAAACCGAGGGCGACCTCGACCCGACGCTCGACGCGCCGGCCTCCGATGAGGTCGCCGTCTACGAGTCCATCCGCGGCGAGGACCTCGTCAAGGTGTTCGGCCAGACGCCCCGCGACGTGGGGCAACTGCGCGACCGCTTCGACCACTACGAGGCGGACATCCTCTTCCCGAACCGCCTGCTCATCGACAAGGACGTGACTTCGGGTATCTCCGTTCCGGCCCAGCGGGCCGACGACGGCACGCTGAAGGTCCACCACGGGCAGGTCGCGCCCGTCGACCTCGACGTGGAGCCGCGCGTCCACACCCTCGACATCGAGGTGGACGACCGCTCGGGCTTCCCCGAGGACGGCGAGGAGCCGGTCATCTGCATGACGACCCACGACTCCTACGACGACGAGTACGTGGCGTGGCTATACGACGCGCCCGAGGCGACCGTCGATGCCCCCGAGTCGCTCGACGGTTTCGAGTTCTGGGAGGACGGCTCGGCGGCGGACCTCGACCTCCGCGTGTTCGACAGCGAGGAGGGGATGCACGAGGCGTACCTCGACTACCTCGACGACACGGACCCCGACGTGCTGACGGGGTGGAACTTCGACGACTTCGACGCGCCGTACTACGTCGCCCGCCTCGACGAACTCGGCCTCGAATCCGACCGCCTCTCGCGCGTGGACGAGGTGTGGGACTCCGGGTGGGGGGGCCCGAACATCAAGGGACGCGTCGTCTTCGACCTGCTGTACGCCTACGAGCGCCGACAGTACTCCGAACTCGACTCCTACCGGCTGGACGCCGTCGCCGAGCAGGAACTCGGCGTCGGCAAGGAGCGCTACACGGGCGACATCGGCGACCTCTGGGAGAACGACCCCGAGCGCCTGCTGGAGTACAACGTCAGGGACGTGGAGCTCTGCGTCGAGATCGACCGCAAGGGCGACCTCATCCCGTTCTGGCAGGAGGTCGCCTCCTTCGTCGGCTGTAAGCTGGAGGACGCGACGACGCCCGGCGACGCGGTGGACCTCTACATCCTCCACAAGGTCCACGGCGACTTCGCGCTCCCCTCGAAGGGGACCGTCGAGTCCGAGGACTACGAGGGCGGGGCCGTCTTCGACCCGATCTCGGGCGTCCGCGAGAACGTCACCGTGCTCGACCTGAAGAGCCTCTACCCGATGTGTATGGTGACGACGAACGCCAGCCCCGAGACGAAGGTCGACCCCGCCGAGTACGACGGCGAGACCTACCGTGCGCCCAACGGGACCCACTTCCGCAAGGAGCCGGACGGCATCATCCGGGAGATGGTGGACGAACTCCTCACGGAGCGCGAGGAGAAGAAGGCCGCCCGCGACGAGCACGAGCCCGGGACGGACGCGTACACGCGCTACGATTCCCAGCAGGCCGCGGTGAAGGTCATCATGAACTCGCTGTACGGCGTGCTGGGCTGGGACCGGTTCCGCCTGTACGACAAGGAAATGGGCGCGGCGGTCACCGCCACCGGCCGGGAGGTCATCGAGTTCACGGAGCGCTCGGCGAACGAGATCGGCTACGAGGTCGCGTACGGCGACACCGACTCCGTGATGCTCGAACTCGGCCCCGACTACACGAAGGAGGATGCGCTCGACGCCTCCTTCGAGATAGAGGAGCACATCAACGGCTCGTACGACACGTTCGCCCGCGAGGAGCTGAACGCCGAGGAGCACCGCTTCCAGATCGAGTTCGAGAAGCTCTACCGGCGGTTCTTCCAGGCGGGCAAGAAGAAGCGCTACGCCGGCCACATCGTCTGGAAGGAGGGGAAGGACGTCGACGACATCGACATCACGGGCTTCGAGTACAAGCGCTCGGACATCGCCCCCGTCACGAAGGAGGTCCAGAAGACGGTGCTGGAGATGATCGTCAAGGAGGGCGACGTGGAGGGCGTCAAGGACTACGTCCACGACGTCATCGTCGACTTCCGCGAGGGGGACCGCCCGCTCGACGACATCGCCATCCCCGGCGGCATCGGGAAGAAACTCGACGCCTACGACACGGACACGGCCCACGTCCGCGGCGCGAAGTACGCGAACCTCCTGCTCGGCACCAACTTCCAGCGCGGGTCGAAGCCCAAGCGGCTCTACCTGTCGAAGGTCCACCCGGCCTTCTTCGAGCGGGTCGAGGCCGAGCGGGGACTCGACGCCCGCCAGAACGCGCTGTACGGCGAGTTCAAGCGCGACCCGGACGTCATCTGCTTCGAGTACGCCGACGAGGTGCCCGAGGAGTTCAACGTCGACTGGGACGTGATGCTCGACAAGACGCTCCGCGGCCCCATCGAGCGCATCCTCGAAGCGCTGGACGTCTCGTGGGAGGAGGTCAGAGACGGGCAAGAACAGACCGGATTGGGCTCCTTCATGTAA
- the rad50 gene encoding DNA double-strand break repair ATPase Rad50, with translation MRFERLRLSNFKCYADTDLRLTSGVTVIHGLNGSGKSSLLEACFFALYGARALDRTLDEVITIGAEEAAVELWFSHAGGDYRIERELTVRGGSATTTTCVLEGPEATVDGARDVRAAVADLLRMDASAFVNCAYVRQGEVNKLINASPGERQDMIDDLLQLGKLEDYRERASDARVGVGRVRDNKQGALEDVEAQVAAKEDEDLHDRLNALKSELADVQADIERFEENREKARTQRDEAAETLAEYEERQAELAGVEDDVEELTDDIAAAESERSEKADRIAALRERADDLRAEAADLLADTELDADDAAALPDGALDERLADLRERKDEAAERIREQSVEVQKHAGDAENARERADELESEAEAKREEADELEADLADARDDLAETRERIGALGDEIEDTRATFEDAPVEPDGAESHRDDVAERLNGTREELAGVEADLSNAREAVAEAERLLEEGKCPECGQPVDDSPHVDSVEADRERVADLAAEVESLVERRDDLRETLDRAEELVAAADELADLRDDRDRLRERVAERESLLDDREARVETLRGEAETLGAEAESKREEVEAAAARADAARDRMGELNGESADLKRAIERVESLADLLDDVAEAESEVESLREARANLADRADLLRERLSEKRERKAELAEALDEGTLDAAEEKKEKAEAYLSKVEPKLDGLTDERDELQTKIGGVEGEIARLGELRERRDELAETVERLDSLYREARTLQETYADLRAELRQRNVRKLERMLNETFELVYGNDAYSHIELDGEYALTVYQKDGEPLDPEQLSGGERAVFNLSLRCAIYRLLAEGIDGAAPMPPLILDEPTVFLDSGHVSKLVGLIESMTELGVDQILVVSHDDELVGAADELVTVRKDPTSNRSSVERADAADAAALSAFN, from the coding sequence GTGAGGTTCGAGCGGCTCCGGCTGTCGAACTTCAAGTGCTACGCCGACACCGACCTCCGGCTGACGAGCGGCGTGACGGTCATCCACGGGCTGAACGGCTCCGGGAAGTCCTCGCTGCTCGAAGCGTGCTTCTTCGCGCTGTACGGCGCCCGGGCGCTCGACCGCACCCTCGACGAGGTCATCACCATCGGCGCGGAGGAGGCCGCCGTCGAACTGTGGTTCTCGCACGCGGGCGGCGACTACCGCATCGAGCGGGAGCTGACGGTCCGCGGCGGCTCCGCGACCACGACGACCTGTGTGCTGGAGGGGCCCGAGGCGACGGTCGACGGCGCTCGCGACGTGCGCGCCGCCGTCGCCGACCTCCTGCGGATGGACGCCTCGGCGTTCGTCAACTGCGCGTACGTCCGGCAGGGCGAGGTGAACAAGCTCATCAACGCCTCGCCGGGCGAGCGACAGGACATGATAGACGACCTGCTCCAGCTCGGGAAGCTGGAGGACTACCGCGAGCGCGCCTCCGACGCCCGGGTCGGTGTCGGTCGCGTCCGAGACAACAAGCAGGGCGCGCTGGAGGACGTGGAGGCGCAGGTCGCCGCCAAGGAGGACGAGGACCTCCACGACCGGCTGAACGCGCTGAAGTCCGAGCTCGCGGACGTACAGGCGGACATCGAGCGCTTCGAGGAGAACCGCGAGAAGGCGCGGACCCAGCGCGACGAGGCCGCCGAGACGCTGGCCGAGTACGAGGAGCGGCAGGCCGAACTCGCCGGGGTGGAGGACGACGTCGAGGAACTCACGGACGACATCGCGGCGGCCGAGAGCGAGCGCTCGGAGAAGGCCGACCGCATCGCCGCGCTGCGCGAGCGCGCCGACGACCTCCGGGCGGAGGCCGCCGACCTGCTCGCCGACACCGAACTCGACGCCGACGACGCGGCCGCGCTCCCCGACGGCGCGCTCGACGAGCGCCTCGCCGACCTGCGCGAGCGGAAGGACGAGGCCGCCGAGCGGATACGCGAGCAGAGCGTCGAGGTGCAGAAGCACGCCGGCGACGCGGAGAACGCCCGCGAGCGCGCCGACGAGCTCGAATCGGAGGCGGAAGCGAAGCGCGAGGAGGCCGACGAGCTCGAAGCCGACCTCGCGGACGCCCGCGACGACCTCGCCGAGACGCGCGAGCGCATCGGGGCGCTCGGCGACGAGATCGAGGACACCCGCGCGACCTTCGAGGACGCGCCGGTCGAGCCGGACGGGGCCGAGTCGCACCGCGACGACGTGGCCGAGCGCCTGAACGGGACGCGCGAGGAGCTCGCGGGCGTCGAGGCGGACCTGTCGAACGCCCGGGAGGCCGTCGCCGAGGCCGAACGTCTGCTGGAGGAGGGCAAATGCCCCGAGTGCGGCCAGCCCGTCGACGACTCCCCGCACGTGGACTCGGTCGAGGCGGACCGCGAGCGCGTCGCCGACCTCGCCGCCGAGGTCGAGTCGCTCGTGGAGCGGCGCGACGACCTCCGCGAGACCCTCGACCGCGCCGAGGAGCTGGTCGCGGCCGCGGACGAGCTCGCCGACCTGCGCGACGACCGCGACCGGCTGCGCGAGCGCGTCGCGGAGCGCGAGTCGCTGCTCGACGACCGCGAGGCACGCGTCGAGACGCTCCGCGGGGAGGCCGAAACCCTCGGTGCCGAGGCCGAATCGAAGCGCGAGGAGGTCGAGGCGGCGGCGGCGCGGGCCGACGCGGCCCGGGACCGGATGGGGGAGCTCAACGGCGAGTCCGCCGACCTGAAGCGGGCCATCGAGCGGGTCGAGTCGCTCGCCGACCTGCTGGACGACGTCGCCGAGGCCGAGTCGGAGGTCGAGTCCCTGCGCGAGGCGCGCGCGAACCTCGCCGACCGCGCCGACCTCCTGCGCGAGCGGCTGAGCGAGAAGCGCGAGCGGAAGGCCGAGCTCGCCGAGGCGCTGGACGAGGGAACCCTCGACGCGGCCGAGGAGAAGAAGGAGAAGGCGGAGGCGTACCTCTCGAAGGTGGAGCCGAAGCTGGACGGGCTCACGGACGAGCGCGACGAGCTACAGACCAAGATCGGCGGCGTCGAGGGGGAGATAGCCCGACTCGGGGAGCTCCGCGAGCGGCGCGACGAGCTCGCCGAGACGGTCGAGCGGCTGGACTCGCTGTACCGCGAGGCGCGCACGCTCCAGGAGACGTACGCGGACCTCCGCGCCGAGCTTCGCCAGCGGAACGTCCGCAAGCTGGAGCGGATGCTGAACGAGACGTTCGAGCTCGTCTACGGCAACGACGCCTACTCGCACATCGAACTCGACGGCGAGTACGCGCTGACGGTGTACCAGAAGGACGGGGAGCCGCTCGACCCCGAACAGCTGTCGGGCGGCGAGCGCGCGGTGTTCAACCTCTCGCTGCGGTGTGCCATCTACCGCCTGCTCGCGGAGGGCATCGACGGGGCCGCCCCGATGCCGCCGCTCATCCTCGACGAGCCGACGGTGTTCCTCGACTCGGGCCACGTCTCGAAGCTCGTGGGGCTCATCGAGTCGATGACGGAGCTCGGCGTGGACCAGATACTCGTCGTGAGCCACGACGACGAACTCGTCGGCGCGGCGGACGAACTCGTCACGGTGCGGAAGGACCCCACCTCGAACCGCTCGTCCGTCGAGCGGGCCGACGCCGCGGACGCCGCGGCGCTGTCCGCGTTCAACTGA
- the sufD gene encoding Fe-S cluster assembly protein SufD, protein MSTGVHAAIDEATVRQLSEELGEPDWLLETRLDALAALSDLDFPDVIQTPGRKWTDLEDLDYESLVDPLNAAESKDQVGPEGVEVLSFSEAVEQHGDLLEERFGSVVDPKTNYLTALSTALFSTGTVVYVPEKVDAEDVKVRTTMNSRSLFNYTLVVAEESASVTLLERQDTGDAVDGSRYYSGVVEIVAGENAYVQYGSLQDLDQETYNYQIKEGRAGTYGQVDFIDCNVGSRLSKSTVETHLDGDSSETKIVGAFYGHDDQHFDIDARVWHRAENTTADLVTRGVIDDHARSVYEGVQDVGRDAWNTSSYQRENTLMLSDESEADASPKLIINNHDTEASHSATVGQVDAEDMFYMTSRAVPERRARNMLVEGFYVPVLEEIEVDELREDFESVVRTRLANRD, encoded by the coding sequence ATGAGTACGGGCGTCCACGCGGCCATCGACGAGGCCACCGTCCGACAGCTCTCCGAGGAACTCGGCGAGCCCGACTGGCTCCTCGAAACGCGCCTCGACGCGCTCGCGGCGCTCTCGGACCTCGACTTCCCGGACGTCATCCAGACGCCCGGTCGCAAGTGGACGGACCTCGAGGACCTCGACTACGAGTCCCTCGTCGACCCGCTGAACGCGGCGGAGTCGAAGGACCAGGTCGGTCCCGAGGGCGTCGAGGTGCTCTCCTTCTCGGAGGCCGTCGAACAGCACGGCGACCTGCTGGAGGAGCGGTTCGGCTCCGTCGTCGACCCGAAGACGAACTACCTGACGGCGCTGTCGACGGCGCTGTTCTCGACGGGGACGGTCGTCTACGTCCCCGAGAAGGTCGACGCCGAGGACGTGAAGGTGCGCACGACGATGAACAGCCGTTCGCTGTTCAACTACACGCTCGTCGTCGCCGAGGAGTCGGCCTCGGTCACCCTGCTCGAACGGCAGGACACCGGTGACGCGGTCGACGGCTCTCGCTACTACAGCGGCGTCGTCGAGATCGTCGCGGGCGAGAACGCCTACGTCCAGTACGGCTCCCTGCAGGACCTCGACCAGGAGACGTACAACTACCAGATCAAGGAGGGTCGCGCCGGCACGTACGGCCAGGTCGACTTCATCGACTGTAACGTCGGCTCCCGGCTCTCGAAGTCCACCGTCGAGACGCACCTCGACGGCGACAGCTCCGAGACGAAAATCGTCGGCGCGTTCTACGGCCACGACGACCAGCACTTCGACATCGACGCGCGCGTCTGGCACCGCGCGGAGAACACGACGGCGGACCTCGTCACCCGCGGCGTCATCGACGACCACGCGCGCTCCGTCTACGAGGGCGTCCAGGACGTCGGCCGCGACGCGTGGAACACGTCGTCGTACCAGCGGGAGAACACCCTCATGCTCTCCGACGAGAGCGAGGCCGACGCCTCCCCGAAGCTCATCATCAACAACCACGACACCGAGGCCTCCCACTCCGCGACGGTCGGGCAGGTCGACGCCGAGGACATGTTCTACATGACCTCGCGCGCGGTCCCCGAGCGACGGGCCCGCAACATGCTCGTGGAGGGCTTCTACGTGCCCGTCCTCGAGGAGATCGAGGTCGACGAACTCCGCGAGGACTTCGAGTCGGTCGTGCGGACGCGCCTCGCGAACCGCGACTGA
- a CDS encoding DUF7331 family protein — MTHDMPESPTQDVDSPETAPEAAELTVEAYETDEGVVFYDAAEPTAWLQAGTAVRLDEMA, encoded by the coding sequence GTGACACACGACATGCCCGAGTCCCCCACCCAGGACGTGGACAGCCCGGAGACGGCACCCGAAGCGGCGGAACTCACCGTGGAGGCGTACGAGACGGACGAGGGCGTCGTGTTCTACGACGCGGCGGAGCCGACCGCCTGGCTCCAGGCCGGGACCGCGGTCCGCCTCGACGAGATGGCCTGA